A window of the Streptomyces albireticuli genome harbors these coding sequences:
- a CDS encoding tetratricopeptide repeat protein: MGTDRHAQAMTYTDADAVRHYETALEHLLFFREQVGDEAGAAVRASPRSAMAHVLSAYLGLLGTEETDAAEARRSFDGFLRDVDLTGVTPRERMHVAAVSSWLAGDLHRAGRVLGEISVAHPRDALALAVGHQIDFFTGSAELLRDRVGGALSAWDEDDPHYGHLLGMYAFGLEEAGHYGRSEQVGLEAVARNPRDVWGIHAVVHSYEMQGRFADGIRYLDDRTGDWSEGNYLRVHNWWHYALYQLETGRTDRALEIHDAALHHEGSAGLAMELLDASALLWRLHLADAGTGDRWTALADAWAGRRDGAYYVFNDVHAVMAYVGAGRIPEAERLVRDREAWLRSRTGPEVSNAAMTAGIGLPVIRALLAYGRGRYGETVDLLLPLRYRLHTFGGSHAQRDAVQRTLLEAALRAGRADVARTLLSERTGLRPVSPYNWRGHARLADQLGDPERAASARRRADAQASAAPGTLRS; this comes from the coding sequence GTGGGAACGGACCGGCACGCGCAGGCGATGACGTACACGGACGCCGACGCGGTGCGCCATTACGAGACGGCGCTGGAGCACCTGCTCTTCTTCCGCGAGCAGGTGGGCGACGAGGCCGGGGCGGCCGTCCGCGCCTCCCCGCGCTCGGCCATGGCCCACGTCCTCAGCGCCTACCTCGGCCTGCTGGGGACGGAGGAGACCGACGCCGCCGAGGCCCGCCGGTCCTTCGACGGCTTCCTCCGCGACGTCGACCTCACCGGTGTGACACCCCGCGAGCGGATGCACGTCGCGGCCGTGTCCTCCTGGCTGGCGGGCGATCTCCACCGGGCCGGCCGCGTCCTCGGCGAGATCAGCGTGGCGCACCCGCGCGACGCGCTGGCCCTGGCCGTCGGCCACCAGATCGACTTCTTCACCGGCAGCGCCGAGCTGCTGCGCGACCGCGTCGGCGGGGCGCTGTCCGCCTGGGACGAGGACGACCCGCACTACGGGCACCTCCTCGGCATGTACGCCTTCGGCCTGGAGGAGGCCGGCCACTACGGCCGGTCCGAGCAGGTGGGCCTGGAGGCCGTCGCGCGCAACCCGCGCGACGTGTGGGGCATCCACGCCGTGGTGCACTCCTACGAGATGCAGGGCCGGTTCGCGGACGGCATCCGCTATCTCGACGACCGGACCGGCGACTGGTCCGAGGGCAACTACCTGCGCGTCCACAACTGGTGGCACTACGCCCTCTACCAGCTGGAGACGGGCCGCACGGACCGGGCGCTGGAGATCCACGACGCCGCCCTGCACCACGAGGGATCCGCCGGCCTGGCGATGGAGCTGCTGGACGCGTCCGCCCTGCTGTGGCGGCTCCACCTGGCCGACGCCGGCACCGGTGACCGCTGGACGGCCCTCGCCGACGCCTGGGCGGGGCGGCGGGACGGCGCCTACTACGTCTTCAACGACGTCCACGCCGTCATGGCCTACGTCGGCGCCGGCCGGATCCCCGAGGCCGAGCGCCTCGTCCGCGACCGGGAGGCCTGGCTCCGTTCCCGCACCGGCCCCGAGGTCTCCAACGCGGCGATGACCGCCGGCATCGGACTGCCGGTGATCCGCGCGCTCCTCGCGTACGGCCGGGGGCGGTACGGCGAGACGGTGGACCTCCTGCTCCCGCTCCGGTACCGCCTGCACACCTTCGGCGGCAGTCATGCCCAGCGGGACGCGGTGCAGCGGACCCTGCTGGAGGCTGCCCTGCGCGCCGGACGGGCCGACGTCGCCCGCACCCTGCTGAGCGAACGCACCGGCCTGCGCCCGGTGAGCCCGTACAACTGGCGGGGCCACGCCCGGCTCGCCGACCAGCTGGGCGACCCGGAGCGGGCGGCCTCGGCCCGGCGCCGGGCGGACGCGCAGGCGTCGGCGGCCCCGGGGACGCTCCGGAGCTGA
- a CDS encoding flavin-containing monooxygenase, translating to MSQDRTDAVIPAQAARPGRDVRVVIVGAGFSGIGAAVRLRRGGLRDVLVLEKAPQLGGVWRDNTYPGCACDVPSTLYSYSFAPDTAWTRVFAGQREIHDYLRATAERHGLGDVLRCGVRVRGARWDPAAARWRLDTSDGPYSAAVLVLATGPWHVPRPLDVPGVEEFAGPVFHTARWDHGVDLAGRRVAVVGAGASAIQIVPAIQSRAAEVHHFQRTAPWVLPKPDLPVPAAVNRGLDHLPGVRRALRAGQYGIQEGFGCAFRHPELARLLEAGARAHLRFAVRDRRLRRALTPDYRLGCKRLLTSSTYYRALAQPHVHLHPTAVTAVRGDEVVGADGTVVRADVLVTATGFRVGELPLARDLRGAHGRTLHECWGGEPQAYLGTNVSGFPNLFLLLGPNVLGGSTSAIGVLEAQLTYLTAALAHLGRDGHAALDVRPAVQAAYDTAVQEALRTTVYNSGGCASYYLAPSGRNTYAWPWSTGRLVRRLGRFDPGDYTWYGEAAAGDSGGKARAEGPGGRGGAI from the coding sequence ATGTCACAAGACCGGACCGATGCGGTGATCCCGGCACAGGCCGCCCGGCCCGGCAGGGACGTGCGCGTCGTGATCGTAGGAGCGGGGTTCTCCGGCATCGGCGCCGCCGTCCGGCTGCGCCGGGGCGGTCTGCGCGACGTGCTCGTCCTGGAGAAGGCGCCGCAGCTCGGCGGCGTGTGGCGGGACAACACCTACCCGGGCTGCGCCTGCGACGTGCCCTCGACGCTCTACAGCTACTCCTTCGCCCCGGACACGGCCTGGACCCGGGTCTTCGCCGGGCAGCGGGAGATCCACGACTACCTGCGGGCGACGGCGGAGCGCCACGGGCTCGGCGACGTGCTGCGCTGCGGGGTGCGGGTACGGGGCGCCCGGTGGGACCCGGCGGCCGCGCGCTGGCGGCTGGATACCAGTGACGGGCCGTACAGCGCCGCGGTCCTCGTCCTGGCCACCGGGCCCTGGCACGTACCGCGCCCGCTCGACGTGCCCGGGGTCGAGGAGTTCGCCGGGCCCGTCTTCCACACCGCCCGGTGGGACCACGGCGTCGACCTGGCCGGCCGCCGCGTGGCCGTGGTCGGCGCCGGCGCCTCGGCCATACAGATCGTCCCGGCCATCCAGTCGCGCGCGGCGGAGGTCCACCACTTCCAGCGGACCGCCCCCTGGGTGCTGCCCAAACCGGACCTGCCCGTGCCGGCGGCGGTCAACCGGGGCCTGGACCACCTCCCCGGCGTCCGCCGGGCCCTGCGCGCGGGGCAGTACGGGATCCAGGAGGGCTTCGGCTGCGCCTTCCGTCACCCCGAGCTCGCGCGCCTGCTGGAGGCCGGCGCCCGCGCGCACCTGCGGTTCGCCGTCCGCGACCGGCGGCTGCGCCGGGCGCTCACCCCGGACTACCGGCTGGGCTGCAAGCGCCTGCTGACCTCCAGCACCTACTACCGCGCCCTGGCCCAGCCGCACGTCCACCTCCACCCCACCGCGGTGACAGCCGTCCGGGGCGACGAGGTCGTCGGCGCCGACGGCACCGTGGTCCGGGCCGACGTCCTCGTCACGGCCACGGGCTTCCGCGTCGGCGAGCTGCCCCTGGCCCGGGACCTGCGCGGCGCGCACGGGCGCACCCTCCACGAGTGCTGGGGCGGCGAGCCGCAGGCCTATCTGGGGACGAACGTCAGCGGCTTCCCCAACCTCTTCCTGCTCCTGGGGCCCAATGTGCTGGGCGGCTCCACCTCCGCGATCGGCGTCCTCGAAGCCCAGCTGACGTACCTCACCGCGGCCCTCGCCCACCTGGGCCGCGACGGCCACGCAGCCCTGGACGTCCGGCCGGCCGTGCAGGCCGCGTACGACACGGCGGTGCAGGAGGCGCTGCGGACCACGGTGTACAACTCCGGCGGCTGCGCCAGCTACTACCTCGCCCCCAGCGGGCGGAACACCTACGCCTGGCCGTGGTCCACGGGGCGGCTCGTGCGCCGGCTGGGGCGCTTCGACCCGGGGGACTACACGTGGTACGGGGAGGCGGCGGCCGGGGACTCCGGTGGGAAGGCGCGGGCCGAGGGCCCGGGAGGTCGGGGCGGGGCGATCTGA